Proteins encoded within one genomic window of Bombus pyrosoma isolate SC7728 linkage group LG13, ASM1482585v1, whole genome shotgun sequence:
- the LOC122574337 gene encoding pro-resilin-like, whose amino-acid sequence MDGQRGCGRCNVHRRKRETNTIERTEERHGGRGKEGIVSQLNYSHLRGPRLFFFVGASSIPLLLVGYKGPWSTLLRVTEQSGIAEADMNPLIACMIVGLAGFALAEPPISSGYSYSRPSGGGGYSIGGGGGGGYTAVSTGYQTSEGASVDGALLEQIRQILLREEQSSGFIGGGGGYAPSSSYGAPSSQYGVPSSSYGVPSYQTRVVGIDLEGIRQAIQVAQFNQVTHGPGGYPSGPSGSYGVPSRPSGSYGAPY is encoded by the exons ATGGACGGGCAACGAGGATGTGGTAGGTGTAACGTCCAccggagaaagagagaaacaaacACAATTGAAAGGACAGAGGAGAGGCATGGAGGGAGAGGGAAGGAGGGAATCGTCTCACAGCTGAATTACTCTCACTTGAGAGGCCCCcgtctcttcttctttgtgGGGGCTTCAAGTATCCCCCTGCTTCTCGTGGGGTATAAAGGACCCTGGTCTACCTTGCTCAGAGTCACAGAACAGAGCGGCATCGCAGAAGCCGACATGAATCCTCTGATCGCG TGTATGATAGTCGGTCTAGCAGGGTTCGCCCTGGCTGAACCACCGATCTCGTCCGGCTACAGCTACAGCAGACCATCCGGAGGGGGTGGTTACTCCATAGGTGGTGGAGGTGGTGGTGGATACACCGCCGTATCAACCGGCTACCAGACCAGCGAGGGAGCATCCGTCGATGGCGCGTTGCTCGAACAAATCCGTCAGATTTTGCTGAGGGAAGAACAGAGCAGTGGATTCATAGGTGGTGGCGGTGGTTACGCCCCTAGCTCGAGCTATGGCGCTCCATCCAGTCAATACGGTGTACCAAGCTCGTCCTACGGTGTACCAAGTTACCAGACACGCGTTGTAGGCATCGATCTCGAAGGAATCAGGCAGGCCATCCAAGTGGCACAGTTCAACCAAGTGACCCATGGGCCTGGTGGCTATCCAAGCGGACCAAGCGGAAGCTACGGAGTACCAAGCAGGCCAAGCGGTAGCTACGGTGCGCCGTACTAA